Within Falsibacillus albus, the genomic segment GAAGAAAAAATGAAAAAGACATTGCCAGGGCATTGAAGCTTGGAGCGGATGACTATGTTACAAAGCCCTTCAGTATGACAGAACTGCAGGCAAGAATACATCGATTGATTAAGAGGATGGTTTAATATGCTGCAAAGTGGAATTTTCGCAGTTGTCATGGCTGCAGTTGTGATTTTAGCCATTTTATCTGTTCTTCTTCTATATTTAATCATCCGAAAATATATGGAAAATAAAACCATGCGAAAAATAGAAATTGAAAAAGATAGAATGAATCCACTCCTCTACACTTATATTTCTGAAGGGAACATCACCAGGGAATTATCGACTGAATCTTTGGTGAAAAAGCGGGCGATTGAAAATCTATTAAGAAAGTATTCAGAAATCCTTGTTGATGTGCAAGCCAAACTGCGGATAGAGGAAATGGCTCAATGCCACCTTTCCACATATTACGTTAAAGAATTGAATAGCCGGCAATGGAGTAAGCGGATGAATGCCTTATACCATATTGAGGATTTCAAATTAACATCACTCCAACAACCGGTCATGCATTGTTTACAAAAAAACAATGCAGCAAAAGAAGAAAAATTTGTTTGCCTCCGAATTTTAGCAGCATTCCAGATGAATGGTATCCACGATATGCTGACGAATGAATATACGAATCTATCTGACTTTGAATATCGCAGCATTTTAATGAAACTGAACGAAAATCATTTTGAATTTTTTATTGCAGGTTTCCATCGAATGGACGCCAACCTCCAGTACGCTGTCTTGGAAGTGATGGGCGTGAAAAAAGAAATTAATTATGTTCCTTTTCTCGAATCCGTCTTTCAGGCGAATAAAGGTGAGCTTCGATTAAGGGCTTTAAAGGCGTTGGCGTCGATTGGATACGTCAAGGATCCAGATAAATACTCATTTTTGTCTAGGTCGGAGTCCTGGCAAGAAAGAATGATGGCGGCGAAACTCTTTGGGGTCGTCAAGGAAGAGTCTTTCTTAACAGCCTTGAAAGACTTATTGCATGATCGGTCCTGGTATGTAAGGTCGCAGGCAGGCCAAGCAATGACTCTTATCCCAAAAGGATATCAGCTGCTGCATCAAATTCTTGAAAACTCGGAGGATCCTTTTGCCCGTGACATGGCGTGGGAATGGATCAATAAAGGAGAATCATAATGCTTGAACATCTATGGTCAAATACAGTGCTTTTCTTCGGATGGTTCATTGCTGTTTATATGGTCATTGTCATCTGCTTCTACTCGACAATTTTATTCATTTCGGTCATCCAACTCAGGCGTGAATACAAGCTGGACCGTGAACAAAGCTATGAAGAATATACAAATGAGATGTTTACGAGACCGGTCTCGATCCTTGTCCCTGCCTATAATGAAGAAGCAGGAATCATTCAAAGCGTGCGCTCATTGCTAAGCATCAATTATCCTTCTTTTGAGATCATCGT encodes:
- a CDS encoding HEAT repeat domain-containing protein → MLQSGIFAVVMAAVVILAILSVLLLYLIIRKYMENKTMRKIEIEKDRMNPLLYTYISEGNITRELSTESLVKKRAIENLLRKYSEILVDVQAKLRIEEMAQCHLSTYYVKELNSRQWSKRMNALYHIEDFKLTSLQQPVMHCLQKNNAAKEEKFVCLRILAAFQMNGIHDMLTNEYTNLSDFEYRSILMKLNENHFEFFIAGFHRMDANLQYAVLEVMGVKKEINYVPFLESVFQANKGELRLRALKALASIGYVKDPDKYSFLSRSESWQERMMAAKLFGVVKEESFLTALKDLLHDRSWYVRSQAGQAMTLIPKGYQLLHQILENSEDPFARDMAWEWINKGES